From one Sesamum indicum cultivar Zhongzhi No. 13 linkage group LG13, S_indicum_v1.0, whole genome shotgun sequence genomic stretch:
- the LOC105176198 gene encoding LOB domain-containing protein 37-like yields the protein MSCNGCRVLRKGCSESCILRPCLQWIESVEAQGHATVFVAKFFGRAGLMSFISAVPENQRPALFQSLLFEAAGRTVNPVNGAVGLLWTGNWHVCQAAVETVLRGGSVKSIPELLGGASEPDDASECTDMFRLQDPGLSSEPKVQKRRRSPDEPAKVMQLADLDLSLTPGFQDKRSSTLPEKRRPVSPSMYSEESVTTTCGDQPATEIKLLNLFN from the exons ATGAGTTGTAATGGTTGCCGGGTTCTTCGAAAGGGATGCAGCGAGAGCTGTATTTTGAGGCCCTGTTTGCAGTGGATTGAGAGCGTTGAAGCCCAAGGCCACGCCACTGTCTTCGTAGCCAAGTTCTTCGGCCGCGCCGGCCTCATGTCCTTCATCTCCGCCGTCCCGGAAAACCAAAGGCCTG CTCTTTTCCAGTCCTTGTTGTTTGAAGCTGCCGGGAGAACAGTGAACCCCGTAAACGGGGCGGTGGGGCTTCTCTGGACCGGCAACTGGCACGTCTGCCAGGCCGCGGTGGAGACCGTACTCCGCGGTGGCTCGGTGAAGTCAATTCCAGAGCTTCTAGGAGGTGCATCGGAGCCCGACGATGCTTCTGAGTGCACCGACATGTTCAGGCTCCAAGATCCTGGCCTCAGTTCAGAGCCCAAGGTGCAGAAACGTCGGCGTTCGCCGGACGAGCCGGCTAAGGTCATGCAGTTAGCTGATCTTGATCTCAGCCTGACGCCGGGTTTCCAGGACAAAAGAAGCAGCACGTTGCCTGAAAAGCGGCGGCCCGTAAGCCCGTCAATGTATTCCGAAGAATCTGTGACGACAACTTGTGGAGATCAGCCCGCAACCGAAATAAAGCTTCTCAACTTGTTTAATTGA